Sequence from the Bicyclus anynana chromosome 2, ilBicAnyn1.1, whole genome shotgun sequence genome:
AACTTGATTATTTATATGTGGATAGGTAAATAATTATTCCTCTTCATATTTCAGGGATACCTAGATCCATATATACAAGGTTTCAAAGATGCAGCAGTCAGTCCTGATAGAAGACCACAAGGAAATTGTGGAAGACGTAAAGTGACACACACAGAGTTGATTGTAAACGGAGCCTTTACGAAACCAGGAGACTGGCCTTGGCATGttgctttatataaaattgatcGTTCAACTATAAAATACATCTGCGGTGGAACACTTATTACTAAGAACGATGTTTTAACAGGTATTATACTGTTTattggtggactgacgacatcaagcgagtcgcagggattcactggatgcaggtggctcagtatcgtgatgtttggaagtcctatgtcctgcagtggacgtccatcggctgatatgatgatgatgatattttatttatgaattagaatatttttgatttcataAAAATTGGCTGGCAAAGATCgcttatcattaaaaaaaaaattaaataatattttaaaaaattggggttacaattttgacaaacataatattaattgtaagaAAACGATAAGATTTTTGATATCGGATACTTTATTTGATTAACGTAGTTCGTGTCGTTTTGTATGGGCAGCATTAAAGTATTAAATAGAACATTAAATGGTCTTCATTTAGGTACTATTTTTGGGTAAAACGGTTTTTTAGGACCTAATATGCCTAATTTGGCAGGCAGTTAAACATAGGCCTTGAATTTTCCTTTACAGCTGCACATTGTGTTACGTCAAGAGGAACTCCCGTACTACCCGACACTTTGAGTGTTGTCCTCGGGAAATATAACTTGATTGGAGGAGACACAGAGTCCCAAGAGAGAGAAGTAAGTAAATCCAAACGTCTCATTAAAGTTCGAAATTCGACGGACATGGTCTTcgaaggtgttggaatggcgaccccgcattatcccttgcattctgtaaagttagaACTCTGTGACATCGTTCATTTCCATGTTAGTGgtgaaaaattacattttaattttggcatcctaTAACTTCAAATTCGATTATGACTTGTTAGCGAAAAGTTTGTCGACTAGTGTAAAATTAGAGAATTGTATCCCAAAAAGCGCTGTGTGGTTGAATCCCTCCTAGGTGGACCATTGAcgaggagccgctggatgcatgcAGCTCAAAATGTTGGTGGTTTGAAGTCCTCCAGCAGTGAACCTATAAGTCGATCGGCTGATAATGGTAAtgcaatattttaatgataatgatccaTACCGAGGGCTTAGCGTGATCTCCGAGTCATGGGGTTGCTCCGTTAAACTTCTCAAATCCTGACTGAAAAACTTTACTGAGTATCTTACTGAGTACAAAAAAGTAaatcatatataaaattttctcGTGTCGCGGTTACTTACCAAACCCCTCCGAAACCTGGACCGATTTTTGAAGTGTGTGTGCATATTGTAGTGTAAATcggagaatcggccaacatctaggTATATTTCACAAccataagtgttttttttttaattttatatggcaaaacaacgtttgccagACTAGCTTATGTTCATATAATAATTCAATCAACCCCGCAATATTTTATACCCCGACCTggaactcgaacccaggaccactaACGAGGCATTTGACAGCcggtaaactattattaatatgtaggtactaatataaaaaatattttcttaattttcaggTATTCAGTTTGATTGTCCACAAAGACTTTGATCACAAACGGTTGGAGAACGATATAGCGTTAATAAAACTGAAATCCGAAGTTGTGTTTAATGATTACATACAACCTGCCTGCGTGTGGTATCCAAAAGCTATTGACAAATTACCAAGCAATACGGATATATTCGGAACAGTGAGTAATTGTTCTTCAagcatcatcataattatagtatttttcagatagcatgggtacggtgacagacttgaatcgcggcaaactttcaagagagaAATGAACTGTCACATCAATAACCCACATaaggctcattgttgagcacgagtctcctctcaggatgagaggtgttaggctaacagtccaccGAGCAAACTTAATTCAGGGTCATCAAGACCCTGAACTAAGTTTGAAAAACTATTGTAAAGAGACTTATTTTAgcaatatatttcatttacatcttaaaatatatacctaacgTTTAAAAttcacagtttttttaattatattctgCATAAtcttgtaaaattaataaattaaacttgcCTTCTGAATACTCATTGAACTTTTTGAATCAAATTTCAGATTGTGGGCTGGGGATTTGAAAATACAGACCGCTTAGCGCCACAGTTGCGAAAAGCCAAAATGCCCATCGTGACAGAGAGCACGTGTATAAAGAGTAATCCTCTCTTCTACTCCAGACTTCTGACAAACAACAACAAGTTCTGCGCTGGCTATCGAAACGGTAACTTTCAATCATTTATagttttacaagttagaccttgactacaatctcacctgatgataagtgatgatgaaaaacttgttaggagtacgatgaaatccacactcctttcggcttttacacgacatcgtaccggaacgctaaatcgcttggcggtaggtcttggtcggtagggtggtaactagccacagccgaagcctcccaccagccatacctggactaattaagaaaacctcaatcagcccagctggggatcgaacccaggacctccgtcttgtaaatccaccgcgcttaccactgcgccacggaggtcatcaaaatcGATTGCTGGGTTGATAGTGACGTGACTGTGACTCCGTGATCTACCTCCAGCTGGCCAATTCACTATGATTTATGTTAgctacctacctaatataataaaatccaaATCAACAACAAACGCGTTTTTTGTGTtccgtaaagcccattgttaaccAAAATCACAATTAAATTGGGCattgtcatctacctactttatGATTGTTAGTAAGCAAGAGAATAGCaacgcattggagcagcgtggtttATCTACGCTCTATATCCCTTGGGATATGGAAGGCCTGACcctgtcatcattaacaacccatattcgtctctctGTTGATCACAAATTTTCTTATAGAACAAGAGTGGGGGGGGGGGAgggaatagtccaccacgctggcccaatgcaaattggctgacttcacacacgtaaagaatttagaaaattctcagttatgcaggtttctacACAATGttattcaccgtttgaaacacttaatattgcatttctttaaatgcacataactgaaaagttggaggaaaaCCGGACCGTCAGAGGTCAcgtccattgggctatcacgacttccTGGCACTGagcttaaaataggctgataactaTGTTTGTACCAATATCATTATTTCCGCAGGTACCTCAGCATGTAATGGAGACAGTGGCAGCGCCTTCCAAGTGTTCATACCAGACCAGACCGGTGATGATAACCCAAATGCCATAGGTGCGTGGTACGTACGAGGAATAGTATCGGTCACATTGGCAAGAGTTGATGTTGCCATATGCGATCCAAACGAATATGGTGTCTTCACGGacgttgaaaaatataaatcttgGATCGACAACAATATTGCGTGATACTGGTCAATGATACTTCAAGTGATATGTGTgacgtaaataaaaatgttttgttgtGAATCAGacgtaaataaaattgtttagttGTGAATCAATTTATTTACCAGCCGACGTCCGTttttatccgcgtagttcctaATCCCCTGCGAATACGGGTATTAAATATAGGTCatgatactttttaaaataggtttagtagatctagatctactaaacctattttaaaaagacccttttttaaaaacctcttttaaaaagtttgtgtGATTGTAGGGAGTCATCTCTGAAGATGActccctacaatctcacaaactttctaactttacctctatataatagtagtatagattaataaccAGATTTTCCCTGCTCTTACTTATTATTGAACAGGAATAGCAGAAGAAGAAGTATagatactatattttataactagcgatgccccgcggttttacccacttagtttccgttcccgtgagaatatggggattataatagcctatgacactaaaAAGTAAGGAGGCTTACaagcggtaaaagaatttttaaaatcggatcagtagatccagatattaccctttacaacaccacaaactacctttttatatattagtatagttaaagACGTAAAAGTTAGTAAGTACATTATCTTATTGTTATGTACACCTTACCTTACAGATTATGACCTTACAGATTATGTACAGAGTGCAGGCACAAGGCCATAATCATAAAAAGGTTATCAATAACAGTGAATCActgctaaagctaacgctttagcaGTAAACGGACCAAAGGGGCCTGGCCCGCGTATCCTCATACGCAATAcgtaaatttatatggaattgaaacggttgtgcagtagtgccactagatggttctgtttcaattccttagaaattcgcgtttacgttacgtgacagtaacagtatcaaactgccactaggccctcagttgtTATATTAGTGTACTGTGAGAGTGTCCAATCAAAGGTATTGTAtctttagggttccgtagcccaCAAGTAATCCttatagttttgccatgtccatctatccgtccgtccgtctacGGTcggactactactactaaaaagctgtagtgtaaataatgtacattaaaaatgtcgtgaaataaattcctaaaaaatatttatataaggtAACTACATGTAACAACTGAGTAGCAATTACCATTTAAAGAGAgtacgtttttttaaataaacgaccaacttaaaaaaacaagaaaattgcatacaaattccattgtaaatgaaattaataaagttgtcagtaaaataactcagagtctgttagaatagaaagctgaaattaagcatgagtatgtatattaattacgtctaaaaagtggtaaaaagaaaacttGAAAACAATAGTATcgttattggtatttttgtgcattaaataagggtttaaagtgctaattgcTACGGAACCTTCAGATTATGCATTGAATGtgacccgacacgcacttggccggtttgtTTAATTACTGTTTGGTAGGTATATTAGCACTTGACGTTGACCTTGAACATCTCAAGATGCGGATACGAAGTATTGTGATACTTCTGATACAATTTTAGAAttgcttaaaataaaagaaagataggtatactaatttttttttaaattattatcacacaTTCCGAGATGAAGATATGACTAGACTTATACAACCACAACACAATGCACTTGTGTGACGTGTAAACTGATTTCAAAAgagtattaatattttaatattatttacacacacatcaagagttttttgaatataatattatttttgtatacatctatatactcgtattgttatattttagagATCAACAGGAAATGGAGGATATAATGAAACAATTTGTAATTCTGTTGGCTGTATTTATCACAAAAGTAACAGCAGAAGAAGGATGGGCCTTCGTAGGGAATCCTCTATTGCACGCGCATCCCTGTAACGGATCTGACTTCATAACGCTCGAGTATGAGCCTGGTCTGCCACCTGAGGAAGAAAACAAATATGGCGTGCATTTATTGAAGGAATTTCCAATCAGCACAATGATACGCTTGCAACTGGATTCTGATGCGAGTGTTACATTGGTAAGTTtggtacaatattttataattaatgataataaaaatagatataattGACACCTGCCACCCGTCGGGAAtgacatgttttttttcactcaactaaatataattttaataatttaaagaaatacaataaataattcaaataaaatagaaattatcatcaatatcacAAGTGAATAATACGATGAACCCAAATAAGAGAAAACATGCGACGTGG
This genomic interval carries:
- the LOC112045195 gene encoding chymotrypsin-C isoform X1: MSTMKYPLILLAILIKTTSQQDQWSLLINPAVSYKPCTGDYDISVNYEPGLPPDEENKYDLTITKQFPLHTNLVIAFDSDASITLKDKSFARVDLNYDNSFTIRFFKPKDEITFTVKGVTPGVIPYVSSLVINTREYCGEPQLVGYLDPYIQGFKDAAVSPDRRPQGNCGRRKVTHTELIVNGAFTKPGDWPWHVALYKIDRSTIKYICGGTLITKNDVLTAAHCVTSRGTPVLPDTLSVVLGKYNLIGGDTESQEREVFSLIVHKDFDHKRLENDIALIKLKSEVVFNDYIQPACVWYPKAIDKLPSNTDIFGTIVGWGFENTDRLAPQLRKAKMPIVTESTCIKSNPLFYSRLLTNNNKFCAGYRNGTSACNGDSGSAFQVFIPDQTGDDNPNAIGAWYVRGIVSVTLARVDVAICDPNEYGVFTDVEKYKSWIDNNIA
- the LOC112045195 gene encoding chymotrypsin-C isoform X2 codes for the protein MKDKSFARVDLNYDNSFTIRFFKPKDEITFTVKGVTPGVIPYVSSLVINTREYCGEPQLVGYLDPYIQGFKDAAVSPDRRPQGNCGRRKVTHTELIVNGAFTKPGDWPWHVALYKIDRSTIKYICGGTLITKNDVLTAAHCVTSRGTPVLPDTLSVVLGKYNLIGGDTESQEREVFSLIVHKDFDHKRLENDIALIKLKSEVVFNDYIQPACVWYPKAIDKLPSNTDIFGTIVGWGFENTDRLAPQLRKAKMPIVTESTCIKSNPLFYSRLLTNNNKFCAGYRNGTSACNGDSGSAFQVFIPDQTGDDNPNAIGAWYVRGIVSVTLARVDVAICDPNEYGVFTDVEKYKSWIDNNIA